The Deltaproteobacteria bacterium genome window below encodes:
- a CDS encoding response regulator, with protein sequence MGDLKRVLIVDDIKTGSIYAEALGIHGFSVDLVTNGLSAMKKLEAGPYDMVITELDLPHLRGADLYLRAVERWPELENRFIYIGNNEPGDMRERAIMKGRFMRKPFPISSLIEYVEAILKRQEYQLLLKGPD encoded by the coding sequence ATGGGGGATTTGAAAAGGGTCCTTATAGTCGACGACATAAAGACGGGATCCATCTACGCCGAGGCGCTTGGGATCCATGGTTTTTCCGTGGACCTGGTGACCAACGGGCTCAGCGCGATGAAGAAGCTCGAAGCCGGGCCTTACGATATGGTGATTACGGAATTGGACCTGCCGCATTTGAGGGGAGCTGACCTTTACCTCCGGGCAGTGGAAAGATGGCCGGAGCTGGAAAACAGATTCATCTATATCGGGAATAACGAACCCGGGGACATGAGGGAGCGGGCCATTATGAAGGGGCGGTTCATGCGGAAGCCCTTCCCGATAAGCTCTCTTATCGAGTATGTCGAAGCCATACTGAAGCGCCAGGAATACCAATTATTATTGAAAGGGCCGGACTGA
- a CDS encoding restriction endonuclease subunit S has translation MQDKSPMTHLENICEIIMGQSPKGETYNTIGNGTPLLNGPTEFGEHHPKPVLYTTSPTRLCKKGDLLFCVRGSTTGRMNWADAEYCIGRGVGAFRAKSDEIDTRFIYYTLVCELPRLLSRCAGSVFPNLSRSDFETFDVVWPDRNIRSAIAHILGALDDKIELNRRMNEMLEAMARAIFKSWFVDFEPIPGFGPHKEWQDSPIGRIPKGWDIATLGDFSSLNPEVWSKETRPDVINYVDLSNTKWGRIETVTIYAKGEAPSRAQRVLRAQDTIVGTVRPGNGSYAFILEEGLTGSTGFAVLRPLKAEYAEIVYLTATAADNIERLAHLADGAAYPAVRPDVVVATQIVKPVDKVLRAFSHIVAPLLAKMFVNERESRTLGAIRDALLPKLLLGEIRVKNGEKFIVERT, from the coding sequence ATGCAAGATAAAAGCCCGATGACCCATTTAGAAAATATCTGTGAGATTATCATGGGGCAATCTCCAAAGGGAGAAACATATAATACTATAGGCAACGGGACACCTCTTTTGAATGGTCCAACAGAGTTCGGAGAACATCATCCCAAGCCTGTTTTATATACTACCTCACCTACCAGGCTATGTAAAAAAGGTGACCTGCTTTTCTGCGTTCGCGGTTCGACGACAGGTCGTATGAATTGGGCGGATGCTGAATATTGTATAGGGCGCGGTGTAGGGGCTTTCCGAGCCAAGAGCGATGAAATCGATACTCGATTTATTTATTATACTTTGGTATGTGAATTGCCAAGGCTCCTGTCTCGATGCGCTGGCTCAGTTTTTCCTAATTTATCCCGCTCTGATTTCGAGACTTTTGATGTCGTGTGGCCTGATAGGAACATACGATCAGCCATCGCCCATATCCTCGGTGCGCTGGATGACAAGATAGAGCTTAACAGGCGAATGAACGAGATGCTGGAGGCAATGGCTCGGGCAATCTTCAAGTCCTGGTTCGTGGACTTCGAGCCAATCCCCGGCTTCGGCCCTCACAAAGAATGGCAGGACTCCCCAATCGGCAGGATTCCAAAAGGGTGGGATATTGCCACGCTCGGCGACTTCTCCTCATTGAATCCTGAGGTGTGGTCGAAGGAGACGCGCCCGGATGTAATCAATTATGTCGATCTCTCGAATACGAAATGGGGCCGAATTGAAACAGTCACAATATATGCGAAAGGAGAAGCACCGAGCCGAGCCCAACGTGTATTGCGAGCACAAGACACCATCGTCGGTACCGTGCGCCCCGGTAACGGCTCGTATGCTTTCATTTTAGAAGAAGGATTGACCGGAAGCACCGGGTTCGCAGTACTGAGACCCCTAAAAGCCGAGTATGCTGAGATTGTATATCTCACCGCCACAGCTGCCGACAATATCGAAAGGCTTGCGCACTTGGCGGACGGTGCAGCCTATCCGGCGGTGCGGCCTGATGTCGTTGTTGCAACGCAAATAGTTAAGCCAGTCGATAAAGTACTGAGGGCATTCTCTCACATTGTAGCACCATTGCTTGCCAAGATGTTTGTCAATGAACGAGAATCCCGTACCCTCGGCGCTATCCGCGACGCACTGTTGCCCAAACTCCTATTGGGCGAGATAAGAGTTAAGAATGGGGAGAAGTTTATAGTGGAGCGGACGTGA
- a CDS encoding ATP-binding protein: MIPKTFDAISKSDIEALVENQVREGRTIEYKQVLLGNSDEEKREFLSDISSFANAGGGDLLYGISATDGIPQDALGLESNLDAELLRLENLIRDSLDPRVHGLRMRAIDGFAKGPVLLIRIPRSWAGPHMVTFKNLSRFFTRNSAGKHQMDVLEIRSACLLADALPEKMRRFRDERLGRIIASATPVRMFEGAKLVLHILPVAAFTSDASIEVAVLKARSMSSLRPIGASGWNDGYNLDGFLTYSGPYDSAGSRAYSLLFRKGQIEAVFADLVRERDDRRFIPSVAYEEYIIQGVLGYLGVLKSLEIPSPLVLFVCMTGVANVHMGVDTFYFSHGGSPIDRDTLVLPDILVDDYESINDKNAVAGVLRPIFDAVWNACGFERSFNFDDKGNWKPRR, from the coding sequence ATGATTCCCAAAACTTTTGATGCCATCTCAAAGTCTGACATAGAGGCACTTGTCGAAAATCAGGTGAGAGAAGGACGTACTATCGAGTACAAACAGGTTCTTCTTGGTAATTCAGACGAGGAGAAACGGGAGTTTCTATCCGATATCTCATCTTTCGCAAACGCGGGCGGAGGTGATTTGTTATATGGCATTTCGGCAACGGATGGCATCCCACAGGATGCTTTAGGCCTGGAAAGCAATCTCGATGCTGAATTGCTTCGTTTGGAGAACCTAATCCGAGACAGTCTTGACCCTCGTGTGCATGGATTGCGAATGAGAGCGATTGATGGATTCGCAAAAGGTCCTGTCCTGCTCATCCGCATTCCAAGGAGCTGGGCAGGCCCACACATGGTCACATTTAAGAACCTGTCGCGCTTCTTTACACGAAATAGTGCAGGGAAGCATCAAATGGATGTATTGGAGATAAGATCCGCCTGTTTGCTTGCAGATGCCTTGCCTGAAAAGATGAGACGCTTTCGTGACGAACGGCTGGGGAGGATAATCGCAAGCGCGACGCCCGTTCGCATGTTTGAGGGTGCAAAACTTGTGCTCCACATTTTGCCAGTTGCTGCTTTTACGTCGGACGCGAGCATTGAAGTGGCTGTCTTAAAGGCACGCTCTATGAGCAGTCTACGACCTATTGGAGCTTCAGGGTGGAATGACGGGTACAATCTGGACGGCTTTCTTACCTATAGCGGCCCGTATGATAGCGCTGGATCAAGGGCATATTCGTTACTATTCCGAAAAGGGCAAATTGAGGCTGTTTTTGCGGATTTAGTAAGAGAGCGCGATGATCGGAGGTTTATTCCGAGCGTAGCCTATGAAGAATATATTATTCAAGGGGTCTTAGGTTATTTAGGCGTTTTGAAATCGTTAGAGATTCCGAGCCCGCTGGTGCTCTTTGTCTGCATGACAGGGGTGGCAAATGTGCATATGGGTGTTGACACCTTTTATTTTTCACATGGCGGCAGCCCCATAGACCGCGACACGCTGGTTCTGCCTGACATCCTTGTTGATGATTACGAATCCATAAATGATAAAAATGCGGTAGCCGGCGTTCTTCGACCGATTTTTGACGCCGTTTGGAATGCATGCGGTTTTGAGCGCTCTTTCAATTTTGACGATAAAGGAAATTGGAAACCACGTAGATAA
- a CDS encoding Fic family protein, translating to MARLIIKKSNRYDTSGLTEAQFEPGSGRRVLKNLLGIKSKREMDRIEALVQLPVLEELSSIYDKDHRFTAADICRIHEIWLGRIYEWAGQYRRVNVSKGDFPFAAAGHIPSLMSEFEKKLLKKYTPCLYSAHKDIVKAIAVVHTELVLIHPFREGNGRVARILSALMALQAGLPSLDFTGIKGKRRQEYFAAVRAGMDNNYEPMEKIFNAVISRTLRIQKG from the coding sequence TTGGCGAGATTGATTATAAAAAAATCTAATCGCTATGACACCTCTGGCTTAACAGAGGCACAGTTTGAGCCTGGTTCGGGTCGGCGTGTGCTCAAGAATTTGCTCGGAATTAAGAGCAAGCGGGAGATGGACCGCATCGAAGCACTTGTTCAGCTTCCTGTTCTGGAGGAACTATCCAGCATCTATGATAAAGACCATAGGTTCACCGCCGCTGATATATGCAGGATTCACGAGATCTGGCTTGGGAGAATATATGAGTGGGCTGGACAATACAGGAGAGTAAATGTCAGCAAGGGAGACTTCCCTTTCGCAGCCGCCGGACATATACCAAGTTTAATGTCAGAGTTTGAAAAGAAGCTTCTTAAGAAATACACTCCTTGTCTTTACTCAGCACATAAAGACATAGTCAAGGCAATTGCTGTTGTCCATACAGAACTGGTTTTGATTCACCCCTTTCGCGAAGGGAACGGCAGGGTTGCCCGTATACTAAGTGCCCTGATGGCGTTACAGGCAGGATTGCCGTCACTGGATTTTACTGGAATTAAGGGGAAGAGAAGACAAGAATACTTTGCGGCGGTAAGGGCTGGTATGGATAATAATTATGAGCCTATGGAAAAGATTTTTAACGCCGTGATTTCCCGGACACTACGGATTCAGAAAGGATAG
- a CDS encoding SRPBCC family protein has translation MESEKPLRVRHCYVQSISAPPEKVFPLLCPVLEEKWVPGWAPMKVITESGFAEKDCVFITPGTPRPSIWVVTKHDPVDFALEMYKITPEHTVGKLEINLKPNGTGTEARVSYDYTAIGKEGEGFLAGFTTEWYLEFMKRWEKAMNHFLLTGSKISG, from the coding sequence ATGGAGTCCGAGAAACCTCTTCGCGTGAGGCACTGCTATGTCCAGTCCATTTCCGCGCCTCCCGAAAAGGTGTTTCCGCTTTTGTGCCCTGTCCTGGAAGAAAAATGGGTGCCGGGCTGGGCGCCCATGAAGGTGATCACTGAATCAGGCTTTGCCGAAAAGGACTGCGTCTTCATCACGCCGGGAACGCCGCGCCCCTCCATATGGGTCGTCACGAAGCACGACCCCGTGGATTTCGCCCTTGAGATGTACAAGATCACCCCCGAACATACGGTCGGGAAGCTGGAGATAAATCTAAAGCCGAACGGCACCGGCACAGAGGCGCGCGTCTCCTATGATTACACGGCAATAGGCAAGGAGGGCGAAGGCTTTCTCGCGGGTTTTACGACCGAGTGGTATCTTGAGTTCATGAAGCGCTGGGAAAAGGCGATGAACCATTTCCTGCTGACCGGCAGCAAGATCAGCGGCTGA
- a CDS encoding type I restriction endonuclease subunit R: MTLSRITESTTEEATLDWFNELGYSILSGPDIAPGEPLAERSGYGDVVLEGRLRSALSRINAAIPSEAIEDAIRKLLRAVHESPLLYINNHRFHKVLTDGIDIEYKNSEGRIVGDKVWLIDFNNPGNNDWLAVNQFTVVEGQSNRRPDVVVFINGLPLGVIELKNPADENATIKNAFNQLQTYKNEIPSLFSYNEILIVSDGLEARTGTLTADWEWFMPWRTIEGEDLAPKGMPELEVLIKGIFDKSRFLDILRYFVVFETDGALVIKKMAAYHQFHAVNRAVDCTLTAASPRGDRRVGVVWHTQGSGKSLTMTFYAGKIIQRHEMENPTLIVLTDRNDLDDQLFGTFSRCLSLLRQTPVQSRSREHLKELLSVASGGVVFTTIQKFLPEKGLDYLRLSDRSNIIVIADEAHRSQYDFIDGFARHMRDAVPKASFIGFTGTPIEADDRNTPAVFGNYISIYDIQRAVEDGATVRIYYEARLAKLELKAEELPRIDPEFEEITEGEEEATKEKLKRKWAQFEAMVGTEKRIGLVAEDIVEHFESRLEAMDGKGMVVCMSRRICIDLYNAIVKLRPEWHSEDDDRGFLKIVMTGSASDPADWQSHIRNKARRESMAKNFKKPDNPFKLVIVRDMWLTGFDAPCLHTMYIDKPMRGHGLMQAIARVNRVFKDKPGGLAVDYLGIADELKKALSNYTEKDRDITGIPQEEAVAVMLEKFEIVSAILHGFDYSGFLKGAPSEKLTTVKEALEHILALEDGKNRFMQAVTELSRAFALSVPHEKAMAIRNDVGFFQALRGAFAKNTVTDGKSPEMLDSAIRQIVSKAVASGEVIDIFSSAGLKRPDISILSDEFLEEVRNMPQRNLALELLKKLLNDEIKARSKKNLVQARSFAEMLEETVRRYQNRAIEAAQVITELIDLAKDMREAHKRGEKLNLTEEEAAFYDALETNDSAVHVLGDEKLKIIARELVETVKRNATIDWTVKESVKAKLRTMVKRILRKYGYPPDMQEKATKTVLEQAELLGANWAA, encoded by the coding sequence ATGACCTTATCAAGAATCACCGAATCAACCACTGAAGAAGCTACCCTCGACTGGTTCAATGAACTGGGTTACTCTATCCTCAGCGGCCCTGATATTGCCCCTGGTGAACCGCTCGCCGAAAGGTCGGGTTATGGCGATGTCGTTTTAGAGGGCCGGCTCCGTTCTGCTTTATCCAGAATAAATGCCGCCATTCCTTCAGAAGCTATAGAAGATGCCATCCGTAAGCTCCTGCGAGCTGTCCATGAGTCCCCCCTTCTTTACATCAATAATCACCGCTTCCATAAGGTCCTTACCGATGGGATCGATATTGAATACAAAAATTCTGAAGGACGGATTGTTGGGGACAAAGTCTGGCTCATTGATTTCAATAATCCTGGTAACAACGACTGGCTGGCGGTCAATCAGTTTACGGTTGTCGAGGGACAAAGCAACAGACGCCCTGATGTAGTGGTTTTTATCAACGGGCTCCCTTTAGGGGTTATTGAGCTAAAAAACCCGGCAGACGAAAACGCCACGATAAAGAATGCTTTTAATCAGCTTCAGACTTATAAAAACGAAATCCCCTCCCTTTTTTCCTATAACGAAATTCTTATAGTCTCAGACGGTCTTGAGGCGAGGACTGGCACCCTAACTGCCGATTGGGAATGGTTCATGCCGTGGCGGACTATTGAGGGTGAGGATTTGGCGCCCAAAGGGATGCCGGAGCTTGAGGTGTTAATCAAGGGGATATTCGACAAGTCGAGATTCCTGGATATCCTCAGATACTTTGTTGTTTTTGAGACGGACGGGGCGCTTGTCATAAAGAAGATGGCCGCCTACCATCAGTTCCATGCAGTAAACAGGGCTGTAGACTGCACATTGACTGCGGCTTCTCCGAGGGGAGACAGAAGGGTTGGAGTAGTCTGGCACACGCAGGGAAGCGGCAAAAGCCTGACCATGACCTTTTATGCTGGAAAGATTATTCAGCGCCATGAGATGGAAAACCCCACCCTTATTGTCCTTACTGACAGGAACGACCTTGACGACCAGCTGTTCGGCACTTTTTCAAGGTGTCTGAGCCTCTTGAGGCAGACCCCTGTCCAATCCCGGAGCAGAGAGCACCTTAAAGAACTTTTGAGTGTCGCTTCGGGCGGGGTTGTTTTTACCACTATACAGAAGTTTCTCCCCGAAAAGGGGCTGGATTACCTAAGACTTTCGGATAGAAGCAATATAATCGTCATCGCTGACGAGGCCCACAGGAGCCAATACGATTTCATAGATGGTTTTGCAAGGCACATGAGGGACGCCGTGCCCAAGGCGTCCTTTATCGGCTTTACCGGCACACCCATTGAAGCTGACGACAGAAACACGCCCGCCGTCTTCGGCAACTATATAAGCATATATGACATCCAGCGGGCCGTTGAGGACGGAGCCACTGTGCGTATCTACTATGAGGCGCGCCTTGCGAAGCTTGAGCTGAAGGCAGAGGAGCTCCCCAGGATAGACCCTGAGTTTGAGGAAATAACGGAGGGCGAGGAAGAAGCGACTAAAGAGAAACTCAAGCGGAAATGGGCGCAGTTTGAGGCGATGGTGGGGACTGAAAAGCGCATCGGTCTTGTGGCAGAGGATATTGTTGAGCACTTTGAAAGCAGACTTGAAGCCATGGACGGCAAGGGGATGGTAGTCTGCATGAGCCGCAGGATCTGCATTGACTTGTACAACGCTATTGTGAAACTGCGGCCAGAGTGGCACAGCGAGGACGACGACAGAGGGTTTTTGAAAATTGTAATGACCGGGTCCGCAAGCGACCCTGCGGACTGGCAAAGCCATATCAGAAATAAGGCGCGCAGGGAATCCATGGCCAAGAACTTTAAAAAACCGGACAACCCCTTTAAGTTAGTTATAGTCCGGGACATGTGGCTTACCGGGTTTGACGCCCCCTGCCTCCATACAATGTACATAGATAAACCGATGCGCGGACATGGACTCATGCAAGCGATAGCCCGTGTGAACAGGGTATTTAAGGATAAGCCTGGCGGGCTTGCTGTGGATTATCTTGGCATAGCGGATGAACTCAAAAAGGCCCTTTCGAATTACACTGAAAAAGACCGCGATATTACCGGCATCCCGCAGGAAGAGGCTGTCGCTGTGATGCTGGAGAAATTTGAGATAGTCTCGGCGATATTGCATGGTTTTGACTATTCAGGGTTTCTCAAAGGCGCTCCATCTGAGAAACTGACAACCGTAAAGGAAGCGCTGGAGCATATCCTTGCTCTCGAAGACGGAAAAAATAGGTTTATGCAGGCGGTTACGGAGCTTTCAAGGGCGTTTGCGCTTTCAGTGCCACATGAAAAAGCGATGGCTATTAGGAATGACGTCGGGTTTTTCCAAGCGTTAAGGGGAGCCTTTGCCAAGAATACCGTGACCGACGGCAAAAGCCCGGAGATGCTTGATTCGGCAATACGGCAGATCGTCTCAAAGGCTGTGGCATCCGGAGAGGTAATCGACATCTTCTCTTCAGCGGGCCTCAAGAGGCCGGACATCTCGATTCTGTCGGATGAGTTCCTGGAAGAGGTCCGCAATATGCCGCAGCGTAACCTCGCCTTAGAACTTTTAAAAAAGCTGTTGAACGATGAGATAAAGGCACGCTCCAAAAAGAACCTGGTGCAGGCAAGATCTTTTGCGGAAATGCTTGAGGAAACCGTAAGGAGGTATCAGAACCGTGCCATCGAGGCCGCCCAGGTCATAACCGAGCTTATCGATCTTGCAAAAGACATGAGGGAAGCCCACAAGCGGGGTGAGAAGCTTAATCTTACCGAAGAAGAGGCCGCCTTCTACGATGCACTTGAGACCAACGACAGCGCGGTCCATGTCCTCGGCGACGAAAAGCTGAAAATAATAGCCAGAGAGCTGGTCGAGACTGTAAAAAGAAATGCGACGATAGACTGGACGGTCAAGGAAAGCGTTAAGGCTAAGCTTAGGACTATGGTAAAGCGTATACTCCGGAAATACGGCTATCCACCAGATATGCAGGAGAAGGCGACAAAAACCGTTTTGGAGCAGGCGGAGCTTCTTGGCGCTAACTGGGCAGCGTAA
- a CDS encoding SEC-C domain-containing protein, which produces MTFCPCGSVKKFKKCCMSGQASRSGLPGMQEITDEIKKEFVTTLQALSPRLRWLPIAS; this is translated from the coding sequence ATGACCTTCTGTCCATGCGGAAGTGTTAAGAAGTTTAAGAAATGCTGTATGTCTGGACAGGCCAGCAGGTCTGGGCTCCCTGGGATGCAGGAAATCACAGATGAAATTAAGAAGGAATTCGTGACCACCCTGCAGGCTCTCTCGCCGAGACTCAGGTGGTTGCCAATCGCTTCATAG